The DNA segment AGCTGGACCGCGCCGTGGCGCTGGGCTTCGACGGGGTGTACGACGCCGCGGGGGAGCTGGACCGCGAGCGCTCGCAGATGGTGGTCCCCCCGTCGTGGGCGCTGGAGGCGGCGCGCCGCCACCCCGAGCTGCTCCCCGGCCCCTCCGTGAACCCCTGCCGCCGCGACGCGCTGGAGCGGCTGGAGGAGTGCATCGAGGGCGGGGCCGTGCTCCTCAAGTGGCTCCCCTCGGCCATGGGGATCGACCCGGCGGACCGGCGCCACCAGCCCTTCTACCGGCGCATGGCCGAAGCGCGGCTCCCGCTCCTCTCCCACTCGGGCGGGAGCGAGCGCACCTTCGCGGAGGTGGCGCCGGAGCTCACCGACCTGCGCCGCCTGCGCCTCCCGCTGGAGATGGGCGTCCCGGTGATCTGCGCGCACAACGGCGTCCCCGTGCACCTTTCCGGCGACCCGGACCAGCTCCCCCTGCTGCGGGAGATGCTGCGCGAGTTTCCGCACCTGTGGGTGGACAACTCCGGGATCGCCAACCCCAGCCGCTTCGCCCACCTCCCCCGCCTGGCGCGCGACCCGGAGTTCACGGAGCGGACCCTCTACGGGAGCGACTACCCCATCCCGTCGCTGGCCCTGTACTACGTGCGCGAGCTGGGGGTGGCGCGGGTCCGCTCGCTCCAGGCCGAGAAGAACCCGTTCCAGCGCGACGTGGCGCTCAAGCGGGCGCTCGGCTACCCGGACGAGACGCTCGTCCGCGCCTCCAGGGTGCTGCCGAACCTGGACCGCGCCGGCTGAACACCTTGCCTCCCGCGAGGCGAGGCGAGAGATTGGAGCGGGCCGGGCCCGCTCCCCACCGGCCACTCCCGCCGCTCCCGCTCTCCCCGCCCATGCCCGCTCTCCGCGCCCTGCCGCGCGCCCTCTCCCTCGCCCTGCTCCTGCTCGCCGCCGCGAGTGCGGCGGAGGCGCAGCTGCGCCCGCTGGATCCCACGGAGTGGCGGGTGTGGGAGGATGGGCGCACCGTGGTGGCGGGGGTCGGCGGGGGCGCCTTCGACGACCAGCGCGCCTCCCTGGCCGGCGTGGAGGGGCGGCTCCTGGAGGCGGGGAACTTCTCGCTCGTGCTGCGCAGCGGGCGCGTGGCGCTCGAGGCGGGGGGGACGGTGCAACGCTTCTTCCGCGATGAGCGGACCTTCGCCGCCCCGCACGGCGATGCGCGCCCCGACGACGACGGGCGCCGGCACGATTCCGGGGACTTCCGCATCGGCACCGTGGTGCGCCTGACGCCGGAACGCGCCCCCGCGCTGGCCGTGCTCCGCTTCGGCACGCGACTCCCCACCACCGACAACCGCGTGGGCCTGGACCGCGACGCCACCGACTTTTTCGCGCTCCTGGGCGGCCGGCTGTACCGCGGCGCGCTGGCCGCGTCCGCCGAGGCCGGAGTGAGCATCAACGGCAGCCGCGATCCCGGCTTCGAGCAGCGGGATGTGCTCGTCTACACGGCGGCGGCGGAATACGCGGTGTCTCCGGTGCTGTCGCCCACCCTGTCTGTGGTGGGCAACGTGCCCGGCCTGCCGCGTCGCACGACCCGCGGCAACGAGGACCTGGGCGAGGTGCGGCTGGGGGTGCGGGCGGGGGGGCGGCGGTGGCTGCGGGCGGAGCTGGTGCGGGGCTACACCCGGTTCAGCCCCTCGGCGGGGGTGATCGTGGCGGCGGGGATCGCGCGGTAGACCGCTCCCGCGATCCGGAACGAACCACATTCGAGAGGAGACGAAATGCCGGCGACCATCCTGACCGGGGAGACACTCAACAACCACGTCGTCAAGGACATGCTGCCGTACGACAAGAACTGCGTGGCCATGGCCTTTTCGCGCGTCCTGGGGATAGGAGTCTACGCGACGCTCAACCACTTCGTGAGCAAACAGTGGATCAGCCGGGCGTCCGACCTGGAGAACATCAACAAGCTCGACAAGGTGCTCAAGGGACTCGGGCTCAAGGCGTGCTACGACGACAAGACCTGGTCCATCGAGACCGGGATGAAGGGGCAGGGCGACGGGCGCTACTTCGCCGTCAACTGGGGGGTGAACGGCAAGACCGGCTCCGATCCGAAGGGGCACGCGTTCGCGATCGTCAAGAAGGGTGGCATCGGGATCGCCGGCAACAACGCGGAGGCCACCAGCAGGCCCTACCACGGGGAGATCATGGACCACAAGATCTCCGTGTTCGGCCCCATCGCCTGAAGCCGCCGCTCGCGCCGGGGCGCCTCGAAGCCGTCCAGGTCTACCCGAGCGCCGGGCATCCTCTACGCTCCATTCCCACGGGGGTGATCCTCCCACTCCGCTGCCGCCTTCATCGGAAACGAACGTGCGCACACTCCTGCTCCTGGGCATCCCCCTCGCCCTGCTCCATCCCCGTCCCGGATCCGCCCAGGCGGCGGATCCCGTCCTCCAGCCGGGGGCCCGGATCCGCGTCCTGGCGCCCGGGGCCGGCCTGCACGACAACGTCGCGGCCACGGTCGTGCACACAGCCGGAGACACCCTGATCGTGGACGTGCGCCAGAGCCAGCACGTGCTCCTCCGCGCGGAGGTGGA comes from the Longimicrobiaceae bacterium genome and includes:
- a CDS encoding amidohydrolase family protein; the protein is MTPPLRIDVHVHLAGVGTGGSGCWLSPRFAARYTFRILRRWYGITEAQMRESVDQEWAAALAERVRGSELDRAVALGFDGVYDAAGELDRERSQMVVPPSWALEAARRHPELLPGPSVNPCRRDALERLEECIEGGAVLLKWLPSAMGIDPADRRHQPFYRRMAEARLPLLSHSGGSERTFAEVAPELTDLRRLRLPLEMGVPVICAHNGVPVHLSGDPDQLPLLREMLREFPHLWVDNSGIANPSRFAHLPRLARDPEFTERTLYGSDYPIPSLALYYVRELGVARVRSLQAEKNPFQRDVALKRALGYPDETLVRASRVLPNLDRAG